A genomic region of Trifolium pratense cultivar HEN17-A07 linkage group LG3, ARS_RC_1.1, whole genome shotgun sequence contains the following coding sequences:
- the LOC123918745 gene encoding 6,7-dimethyl-8-ribityllumazine synthase, chloroplastic-like, with protein sequence MALFVSTDCFLPALKSQLGFVQHEGQNRSCGNINLLHLRKAPKSPFLLSAPALEIKPHVQSKGRSSFSQTAAVKHLTGSVTKTQGLRFAVVVARFNEIITRPLLEGALGTFKNYSVQDEDIDVVWVPGGFEIGVVATRLGKSGKYHAIVCIGAVIRGDTTHYDAVANSAASGVLSAGLNSGVPCIFGVLTCENMDQAINRAGGKSGNKGAEAALTAIEMASLFEHHLK encoded by the exons ATGGCTTTATTTGTTTCCACCGATTGTTTCCTTCCTGCACTTAAGTCTCAGCTTGGATTTGTGCAACATGAAGGCCAAAATCGTTCTTGTGGCAATATTAACCTCTTGCATCTTCGAAAAGCGCCTAAAAGCCCGTTTTTGCTTTCCGCACCAG CTTTAGAAATTAAGCCACATGTTCAGAGCAAGGGTCGATCATCTTTTTCACAGACAGCTGCTGTCAAGCATCTGACGGGCTCTGTTACCAAAACTCAGGGACTTCGTTTTGCCGTT GTTGTTGCACGGTTTAATGAAATAATCACCAGACCGCTCTTGGAGGGAGCTTTGGGTACTTTCAAGAATTATTCAGTTCAAGACGAAGACATTGAT GTTGTGTGGGTTCCTGGCGGTTTTGAAATTGGCGTTGTTGCAACAAGACTTGGTAAATCAGGCAAATATCATGCAATCGTATGCATAGGAGCTGTG ATACGAGGAGATACAACTCACTATGATGCAGTTGCTAATTCAGCAGCATCTGGAGTGCTTTCAGCTGGTCTTAACTCAG GTGTTCCATGCATATTTGGAGTCCTAACTTGTGAGAACATGGATCAG GCTATAAATCGAGCTGGTGGAAAATCTGGGAATAAGGGTGCTGAGGCTGCATTGACTGCT ATTGAGATGGCATCTTTGTTCGAGCATCATCTGAAGTAG
- the LOC123918746 gene encoding VQ motif-containing protein 22-like, whose protein sequence is MNVLATNDDDQYMQFYYHNQQPFMDINMEGFSNTTMVTTSPTMSSNDIFLTQNDQLAPKNNNTFKPTRKRSRASKKTPITLLNANTNNFRTLVQQFTGCPTTTSTAMSFSTHKGPITLNFQQAHHHQVTLPQQQKVIPKQKLMQNQHQSQSNFLPTSMEGSDYGLPMNNNDNDLFMNALSNFLFM, encoded by the coding sequence ATGAATGTTCTAGCTACTAATGATGATGATCAATATATGCAATTCTATTATCATAATCAACAACCTTTCATGGATATTAACATGGAAGGATTCTCAAATACAACTATGGTGACAACAAGTCCAACCATGTCATCAAATGACATATTCTTAACCCAAAATGACCAATTGGCTCCAAAGAATAACAATACATtcaaaccaacaagaaagaGATCAAGAGCTTCTAAGAAAACTCCCATTACTCTTCTCAATGCCAATACCAACAATTTTAGGACTTTGGTTCAACAATTTACAGGATGTCCTACAACTACTAGTACTGCCATGTCATTTTCAACTCATAAGGGACCTATCACCTTGAATTTTCAACAAGCTCATCATCATCAAGTAACTTTGCCACAACAACAAAAAGTGATTCCTAAGCAAAAGTTGATGCAAAATCAGCATCAAAGTCAGAGTAATTTTCTTCCAACTAGCATGGAGGGTTCTGATTATGGTTTGCCTatgaataataatgataatgatttatttatgaatgctttgtccaattttttatttatgtga